One Capsicum annuum cultivar UCD-10X-F1 chromosome 2, UCD10Xv1.1, whole genome shotgun sequence genomic window carries:
- the LOC107860900 gene encoding transmembrane emp24 domain-containing protein p24delta3-like, whose protein sequence is MMCNSVKFMYFELTLMVVCLLHKGEAIWLSLPASGTKCVSEELHNNVVVLADYVVISDDHVHPTPTISARVTSPNGNALHHKENTTHSQFAFTTTEAGNYLACFWADNPGGGSLSVNIDWKTGIAAKDWESVARKEKIEGVELELRKLELAVEAIHENLIYLKSRELEMRSVSETTNARVAWFSIMSLGVCILASVLQLLYLKQYFQKKKLI, encoded by the coding sequence ATGATGTGTAACAGTGTCAAATTTATGTATTTCGAGCTAACTTTGATGGTTGTGTGTTTATTGCACAAGGGTGAAGCAATATGGTTGAGTCTGCCGGCGAGTGGTACCAAGTGTGTTTCAGAAGAACTCCATAACAACGTTGTTGTTTTGGCTGATTACGTTGTCATCTCTGATGATCATGTCCACCCCACCCCAACCATTTCCGCTAGGGTCACCTCGCCAAATGGAAACGCCCTTCATCACAAGGAGAACACAACACACAGTCAGTTTGCCTTCACAACTACAGAGGCTGGCAACTACCTAGCGTGTTTTTGGGCTGATAATCCAGGAGGTGGGAGTCTCAGTGTTAACATAGACTGGAAAACTGGAATTGCTGCTAAGGATTGGGAATCAGTTGCCAGAAAAGAGAAGATAGAAGGTGTTGAGCTTGAGCTGAGAAAGCTTGAACTAGCTGTGGAGGCCATTCATGAAAATTTGATTTACCTGAAGAGCAGGGAATTAGAGATGCGGTCAGTGAGTGAAACAACAAATGCACGTGTAGCTTGGTTCAGTATCATGTCTTTGGGAGTCTGCATTTTAGCATCAGTTCTGCAACTATTGT